A single region of the Gossypium arboreum isolate Shixiya-1 chromosome 12, ASM2569848v2, whole genome shotgun sequence genome encodes:
- the LOC108479170 gene encoding serine/threonine protein phosphatase 2A 55 kDa regulatory subunit B beta isoform-like: protein MNPTTRRHLEWKFSQVFGERSPDDEILDADRISTVEFDKSGDYVAVGDRGGRIVIFETKDGKNTADQHYSRNQLEQLDYVSLNHPEYRYKTEFQSHEPEFDYLKSLEIEEKINKLKWCTSLSGSLFILSTNDKTIKLWKVKDRKVKKAREIDSPHQLLSSENTLLSEKSFMNEQGIPSFANGNHVESGVNSIFPSQELRSKIANYEDTAYARCRRVYAHAHDFNINSISNNSDGETFISADDLRINLWNLEVSNQSFNIIDMKPSNMEELTEVITSAEFHPIHCNLLAYSSSRGFIRLVDMRQSALCDYSARIFQDEECHGSRSFLTEIVASITDIKFPVDGRHILSRDYMNLKLWDMHMDSSPVATFKIHEHLRPKLCDLYNNDSIFDKFECCLSGDGLHFATGSYSNLLRIFFHGGGSDEGATIEASKDPNSIKNRKPLPRARRSSLSNLTRGFYKQGHESTSVVDEYSLNSSSKLQHLAWHPCTYLIACASGNSLFFYHA from the exons ATGAATCCAACCACGCGCCGACATTTGGAGTGGAAGTTCTCTCAAGTCTTCGGCGAAAGAAGCCCCGATGACGAAATTCTAGACG CTGATAGAATATCGACGGTTGAATTTGACAAGAGTGGCGATTACGTTGCTGTTGGAGATCGAGGCGGTCGGATCGTGATATTCGAGACGAAGGATGGAAAAAAT ACAGCCGACCAGCACTATTCCCGAAATCAACTGGAGCAATTGGATTATGTCTCTTTAAACCACCCTGAATATCGATATAAAACTGAATTCCAGAGTCATGAACCTGAG TTCGATTATTTGAAGAGCCTGGAGATTGAAGAGAAGATCAACAAACTCAAATGGTGTACAAGTCTAAGTGGGTCACTCTTTATCCTTTCAACGAATGATAAGACAATTAAACTGTGGAAG GTAAAAGATAGAAAGGTGAAGAAAGCCAGGGAAATTGATTCTCCTCATCAATTGCTCTCTTCAGAAAATACTCTTCTGTCTGAAAAGAGTTTTATGAATGAGCAAGGCATACCATCTTTTGCTAATGGCAATCATGTAGAAAGTGGAGTTAACAGTATTTTCCCATCTCAAGAACTGCGTTCTAAG ATTGCCAACTATGAAGACACTGCTTATGCAAGATGTAGAAGGGTGTATGCTCATGCTCATGATTTTAAtatcaactcaatttcaaataatAG TGATGGTGAGACGTTTATATCTGCAGATGATCTCAGGATAAACTTGTGGAACCTTGAAGTTAGTAATCAGTCATTTAATATCATTGACATGAAGCCATCAAATATGGAGGAGCTTACTG AGGTCATAACATCAGCTGAATTCCATCCAATTCATTGTAACCTGCTTGCATATAGCAGCTCAAGAGGTTTTATTCGTCTAGTTGACATGCGGCAATCTGCATTGTGTGATTACAGTGCAAGGAT ATTTCAGGATGAAGAATGTCATGGGTCACGATCATTCCTTACCGAGATTGTTGCTTCCATAACTGATATAAAGTTTCCAGTTGATGGACGTCACATCTTAAGCCGTGACTACATGAACCTTAAG cTATGGGATATGCACATGGATTCTTCACCAGTTGCTACATTCAAAATTCACGAACACTTACGCCCGAAG TTATGCGATTTGTATAACAATGACTCCatatttgataaatttgagtGCTGCCTCAGTGGAGATGGACTTCATTTTGCAACTGGATCTTATAG TAATCTCTTACGAATCTTCTTTCATGGTGGTGGGAGTGACGAGGGGGCTACGATAGAAGCTAGCAAAGATCCGAACAG TATTAAAAATAGGAAGCCACTTCCAAGGGCAAGAAGATCATCTCTAAGTAACCTTACCCGCGGGTTTTACAAACAAG GTCACGAAAGCACAAGCGTTGTTGATGAATATTCGTTGAACTCGAGTTCTAAGTTGCAACATCTCGCATGGCATCCATGTACATACTTGATTGCTTGTGCTTCCGGTAATAGCTTGTTTTTCTACCATGCTTAG
- the LOC108479632 gene encoding aldehyde dehydrogenase family 2 member B4, mitochondrial-like isoform X1, which produces MAARRISSLLTRSLSVSSSSVSTLFSSLGKNSGRNGIGKRFSTAAALEDLIVPPVQIAYTQNLIDGKFVDAASGKTFPTYDPRTGDVIANVAEGDAEDIDRAVAAARKAFDEGPWPKMTPYERSRIMLRFADLVEKHSEELAALETWNNGKPHEQAAKSELPMFIRLFHYYAGWADKIHGLTVPADGPHHVQILHEPIGVAGQIIPWNFPLLMFAWKVGPALACGNTIVLKTAEQTPLTALYVAKLFHEAGLPPGVLNVVSGYGPTAGAALASHMDVDKVAFTGSTDTGKIVLELAAKSNLKPVTLELGGKSPFIICEDADVDKAVELAHFALFFNQGQCCCAGSRTFVHERVYDEFIEKAKARALKRVVGDPFRKGVEQGPQIDTEQFEKVLRYIRAGIESNATLECGGDRLGTKGYFVQPTVFSNVMDDMLIAKDEIFGPVQSILKFKDIDEVIRRANNTRYGLAAGVFTKSVETANTLTRALRAGTVWVNCFDVFDAAIPFGGYKMSGIGREKGIYSLHNYLQVKAVVTPLKNPAWL; this is translated from the exons ATGGCAGCTCGTAGAATCTCTTCATTACTTACTCGTTCACTCTCTGTTTCATCTTCATCTGTTTCTACTTTGTTTTCATCTCTAG GGAAAAACAGTGGCAGAAATGGAATTGGGAAAAGGTTCAGCACAGCTGCAGCTCTTGAGGATCTGATTGTTCCACCGGTTCAAATAGCTTACACTCAGAATTTAATTGATGGGAAATTTGTAGATGCCGCATCTG GGAAAACATTTCCAACTTATGACCCTCGTACAGGGGATGTGATTGCCAATGTTGCTGAAGGTGATGCCGAGGATATTGACCGAGCGGTTGCCGCCGCTCGCAAGGCATTCGATGAGGGACCGTGGCCGAAAATGACTCCCTAT GAACGGTCACGGATAATGTTGCGGTTTGCTGATTTGGTCGAGAAACATAGCGAGGAACTTGCAGCATTAGAGACATGGAACAACGGAAAGCCACACGAGCAGGCTGCGAAATCTGAATTGCCGATGTTCATACGTCTTTTTCACTACTATGCTG GTTGGGCGGATAAGATCCATGGGCTAACGGTTCCGGCTGATGGACCTCATCATGTTCAGATATTGCACGAGCCGATAGGTGTTGCAGGACAGATAATTCCATGGAACTTTCCTCTTCTTATGTTTGCTTGGAAGGTTGGGCCTGCATTGGCTTGTGGAAATACCATAGTTTTGAAGACTGCTGAGCAAACTCCTTTGACTGCTCTCTATGTGGCTAAGCTGTTCCATGAG GCTGGTCTCCCTCCAGGTGTTCTGAATGTAGTTTCGGGCTATGGTCCGACAGCTGGTGCTGCTCTTGCCAGCCACATGGATGTTGACAAG GTTGCATTCACGGGATCAACCGATACCGGTAAGATTGTACTTGAATTAGCCGCAAAAAGCAATCTTAAGCCGGTGACGTTAGAACTTGGAGGGAAATCGCCTTTCATAATATGCGAAGATGCTGACGTTGACAAAGCCGTGGAGCTTGCTCATTTTGCTTTGTTCTTTAATCAG GGGCAATGTTGCTGTGCCGGGTCTCGCACTTTTGTTCACGAACGTGTTTACGATGAATTCATAGAGAAAGCAAAGGCACGTGCATTGAAGCGTGTTGTTGGTGATCCTTTCAGGAAGGGTGTCGAGCAAGGTCCTCAG ATTGACACGGAGCAGTTTGAGAAAGTTTTAAGATACATAAGAGCAGGCATCGAAAGCAACGCAACCCTTGAATGCGGAGGTGACAGACTTGGAACGAAAGGATACTTTGTCCAACCAACCGTTTTCTCAAACGTTATG GATGATATGCTGATAGCAAAAGACGAAATCTTCGGTCCAGTACAATCTATCCTAAAGTTCAA GGATATTGATGAAGTAATTCGAAGGGCGAACAACACCCGTTACGGTTTAGCAGCTGGAGTTTTCACCAAGAGTGTAGAGACAGCGAATACTTTGACTCGAGCGTTAAGGGCCGGGACAGTTTGGGTTAACTGTTTTGATGTGTTTGATGCCGCAATTCCATTTGGTGGGTACAAAATGAGTGGCATTGGTAGGGAGAAAGGGATCTACAGTCTTCATAATTATTTGCAGGTAAAGGCAGTTGTTACTCCTTTGAAGAATCCAGCATggttgtaa
- the LOC108479632 gene encoding aldehyde dehydrogenase family 2 member B4, mitochondrial-like isoform X2 — protein sequence MFTDDFVLLFHCEGKNSGRNGIGKRFSTAAALEDLIVPPVQIAYTQNLIDGKFVDAASGKTFPTYDPRTGDVIANVAEGDAEDIDRAVAAARKAFDEGPWPKMTPYERSRIMLRFADLVEKHSEELAALETWNNGKPHEQAAKSELPMFIRLFHYYAGWADKIHGLTVPADGPHHVQILHEPIGVAGQIIPWNFPLLMFAWKVGPALACGNTIVLKTAEQTPLTALYVAKLFHEAGLPPGVLNVVSGYGPTAGAALASHMDVDKVAFTGSTDTGKIVLELAAKSNLKPVTLELGGKSPFIICEDADVDKAVELAHFALFFNQGQCCCAGSRTFVHERVYDEFIEKAKARALKRVVGDPFRKGVEQGPQIDTEQFEKVLRYIRAGIESNATLECGGDRLGTKGYFVQPTVFSNVMDDMLIAKDEIFGPVQSILKFKDIDEVIRRANNTRYGLAAGVFTKSVETANTLTRALRAGTVWVNCFDVFDAAIPFGGYKMSGIGREKGIYSLHNYLQVKAVVTPLKNPAWL from the exons ATGTTCACCGATGATTTTGTCCTCCTTTTTCATTGTGAAG GGAAAAACAGTGGCAGAAATGGAATTGGGAAAAGGTTCAGCACAGCTGCAGCTCTTGAGGATCTGATTGTTCCACCGGTTCAAATAGCTTACACTCAGAATTTAATTGATGGGAAATTTGTAGATGCCGCATCTG GGAAAACATTTCCAACTTATGACCCTCGTACAGGGGATGTGATTGCCAATGTTGCTGAAGGTGATGCCGAGGATATTGACCGAGCGGTTGCCGCCGCTCGCAAGGCATTCGATGAGGGACCGTGGCCGAAAATGACTCCCTAT GAACGGTCACGGATAATGTTGCGGTTTGCTGATTTGGTCGAGAAACATAGCGAGGAACTTGCAGCATTAGAGACATGGAACAACGGAAAGCCACACGAGCAGGCTGCGAAATCTGAATTGCCGATGTTCATACGTCTTTTTCACTACTATGCTG GTTGGGCGGATAAGATCCATGGGCTAACGGTTCCGGCTGATGGACCTCATCATGTTCAGATATTGCACGAGCCGATAGGTGTTGCAGGACAGATAATTCCATGGAACTTTCCTCTTCTTATGTTTGCTTGGAAGGTTGGGCCTGCATTGGCTTGTGGAAATACCATAGTTTTGAAGACTGCTGAGCAAACTCCTTTGACTGCTCTCTATGTGGCTAAGCTGTTCCATGAG GCTGGTCTCCCTCCAGGTGTTCTGAATGTAGTTTCGGGCTATGGTCCGACAGCTGGTGCTGCTCTTGCCAGCCACATGGATGTTGACAAG GTTGCATTCACGGGATCAACCGATACCGGTAAGATTGTACTTGAATTAGCCGCAAAAAGCAATCTTAAGCCGGTGACGTTAGAACTTGGAGGGAAATCGCCTTTCATAATATGCGAAGATGCTGACGTTGACAAAGCCGTGGAGCTTGCTCATTTTGCTTTGTTCTTTAATCAG GGGCAATGTTGCTGTGCCGGGTCTCGCACTTTTGTTCACGAACGTGTTTACGATGAATTCATAGAGAAAGCAAAGGCACGTGCATTGAAGCGTGTTGTTGGTGATCCTTTCAGGAAGGGTGTCGAGCAAGGTCCTCAG ATTGACACGGAGCAGTTTGAGAAAGTTTTAAGATACATAAGAGCAGGCATCGAAAGCAACGCAACCCTTGAATGCGGAGGTGACAGACTTGGAACGAAAGGATACTTTGTCCAACCAACCGTTTTCTCAAACGTTATG GATGATATGCTGATAGCAAAAGACGAAATCTTCGGTCCAGTACAATCTATCCTAAAGTTCAA GGATATTGATGAAGTAATTCGAAGGGCGAACAACACCCGTTACGGTTTAGCAGCTGGAGTTTTCACCAAGAGTGTAGAGACAGCGAATACTTTGACTCGAGCGTTAAGGGCCGGGACAGTTTGGGTTAACTGTTTTGATGTGTTTGATGCCGCAATTCCATTTGGTGGGTACAAAATGAGTGGCATTGGTAGGGAGAAAGGGATCTACAGTCTTCATAATTATTTGCAGGTAAAGGCAGTTGTTACTCCTTTGAAGAATCCAGCATggttgtaa